From the Mycobacterium sp. DL592 genome, the window GCCGGTTGAGTTAGCGCTTTCTGCGGAACAGCTCGGCGGGCCGGCCGCGGGTGCCGGTGTTCTCCTCCATCACCCCGGTGCCGACCAGACGTGGCTCCATCGTGCGGCGGAACCTGTCGCGCTGCAGCGTGGTGCCGGCGACCGCTTCGTGGACCTGCTTGAGGTCCCGCATGGTGAACCTGCTGCCGAGCAGCCGCTCCGGGTCGGGTTCAGTCTCATAGCGTTCCCGGATGTCGTTCTTGGCCAGCCGGACGATCTCCGGGTGGTCCCACGCCAGCTCGCCGGGCCGGTCCACCGACGCCAGGCGAGTCTGCGTCGAGCCCGATCCGAGCGAGTGCAGTTGCTCGGGGCGCACCACCGCCAGGTGGGCCACGGAGAGCACCCAGTCGCGGTCATCGCGGTGCGGGTCGTCGAAGACGTGCAGCTGGCGGGGCCGGATTCCTTCGACGCCGAGTTTGTCGCGCAGACAGCGCTCGACGGCGTCGGCCAGCGTCTCGCCCTGGCGCAGGAACGCACCGGGCAGCGCCCACTTCCCGTTGTCCGGGCGGGCCATCTCGACGACAAGCAGACCACGGTCGGGATCCCAAGTCAGCAGCGCGGTGTC encodes:
- a CDS encoding NUDIX domain-containing protein, whose protein sequence is MGVEKRLHDYPRPTVAVDTALLTWDPDRGLLVVEMARPDNGKWALPGAFLRQGETLADAVERCLRDKLGVEGIRPRQLHVFDDPHRDDRDWVLSVAHLAVVRPEQLHSLGSGSTQTRLASVDRPGELAWDHPEIVRLAKNDIRERYETEPDPERLLGSRFTMRDLKQVHEAVAGTTLQRDRFRRTMEPRLVGTGVMEENTGTRGRPAELFRRKR